The Pangasianodon hypophthalmus isolate fPanHyp1 chromosome 13, fPanHyp1.pri, whole genome shotgun sequence genome includes a window with the following:
- the akt1s1 gene encoding uncharacterized protein akt1s1, protein MASVSKTSELDIPDNHQESWLALLAAAEAYSQKSGCDLAILTACKKFLLSGAEGDATKKREGGGAVSAGSRKWDYGYHVWGQGALAEASRRYLDDIGVLHSTTVLTAQRHARLAAGEGGAKLGVDIPSDRPTSVGDGGSGSVSPGLRLYSHSYPSIYSPAAVSVLPSAQQGNGGRERDRAALGEVERARERAGIVDLEEEEEEDGEEDDMDGPRRNLNESTGVFSMDEDSLSHDCEPFFESDGEEESTDGSLSEEAPPPPRGLAMGHSVLSRLSHPTALARSLPVSVPVWGYRNNRTAQGDSHSGERVGCADLDHIAASMKALLAPAATDGTEMFGALPRPRLNTGDFSLKH, encoded by the exons ATGGCCTCCGTCTCCAAAACCTCCGAGCTGGACATCCCGGATAACCACCAGGAGAGCTGGCTGGCTCTGCTCGCCGCCGCCGAGGCGTACAGCCAGAAGTCGGGCTGCGACCTGGCCATCCTGACCGCCTGCAAGAAGTTCCTCCTGTCCGGCGCCGAGGGAGACGCTACgaaaaagagagaagggggCGGAGCCGTGTCGGCGGGAAGCAGGAAGTGGGATTACGGCTATCACGTGTGGGGTCAGGGGGCGCTCGCCGAGGCGTCACGCCGATACCTGGACGACATCGGCGTGCTCCATTCCACCACGGTGCTCACGGCGCAGAGACACGCCCGCCTCGCCGCAGGAGAGGGCGGGGCCAAACTGGGCGTGGACATTCCCTCTGATAGGCCG ACGTCGGTGGGTGACGGAGGGTCGGGCTCGGTCAGTCCCGGGCTGAGACTTTACTCTCACAGCTACCCGTCCATCTACAGTCCGGCGGCGGTCAGCGTCCTCCCCTCGGCCCAGCAGGGGaacggagggagagagagagacagagcggcTCTGGGGGAGGtggagagagcgagggagagagccGGCATCGTGGacctggaggaggaagaggaggaggacggAGAGGAGGACGATATGGACGGACCCAGACGCAATCTCAACGAGTCGacag GCGTGTTCTCCATGGATGAGGATTCTCTGTCTCACGACTGTGAGCCGTTTTTCGAGTCGGATGGTGAAGAGGAAAGCACTGACG gttCTCTGAGTGAggaagctcctcctcctcctcgagGCCTGGCCATGGGTCACTCGGTTCTCTCTCGCCTGTCTCACCCCACGGCCCTGGCGCGCTCGCTGCCCGTCTCGGTGCCTGTGTGGGGCTACAGGAACAACCGGACAGCGCAGGGCGACTCTCACAGCGGAGAGCGG gtcgGCTGTGCGGATCTTGATCACATCGCCGCCAGCATGAAGGCTCTTTTAGCTCCAGCAGCCACCGATGGAACAGAGATGTTCGGAGCGCTGCCTCGACCCCGACTCAACACCGGCGACTTCTCTCTCAAGCACTga